TCATGCCACCATGAGCCGTCTTTGCGAATAACCATATCCATATCACCGCTTAATGCCGGCTGCCACTTTTCCATTGGCGGCAACTGGTTACTGTCCTTAAGACCAATTTGCTGTTCAAGATTAGATAGTTTCATAACAACCCTCTTCTTTAATAAAAGTCGATAGTTTTATGCCAGCCAAAATATTAAAGTCCGCGCTGCCACTCCTGACGAAGTGCGATCCGCCCAGCCATGGCATCATCAAGCTGCGCTAACATTGCAGCTTTATCCTCACCTAGGTTTCCTTTTAACGGTAAATAATTCGACGCATGATCACTGCGAAATACAGTATTTTTCAGCTCCAGCGTATTAATTAACAAACGCAGCTCTTTAAACAATTGCAGTTGATTCGGCAACTGGTACTCGCCATTAAAACCTTGCTTAACACGCTCATCACCCATTGGATAGCTGACTACTAAGGTCGACAGATAATCCGGCTGAGCATCATTCATTAATAAGGCTGAGTTACGCGCATGCTGCTCACTGTATTTAACGCCACCCATACCATTTAGAATCATGACTGAGGATTTAATACCCGCCTGCTTGATTTTAACCAGTGCATCGAGAGTAGACTGATACGTCTCGCCCTTATTAATAAATTGCAGCACCTCATCATCGCCACTTTCCGCCCCGACATACAGAATGCCTAAGCCCAAATCACGCATTTGTTGCAATTCATCTACAGATTTTTTGCGGACGTTTCTTGGCAAACAATACGCCCCCACTCGCTTAACCCAGGGCGTGTAGTGCTTAATCGCCTCCAGAATGGTGATTAACTTGCGTGACGACAGAACCATCGCATCACCATCAGCAAGAAAAATCTTTTCGAAACGTGGACCTAAAGCCGCAGCCTCCTGTAGCTCCTCAATAACCTCTTCCTCCTTCTTCGCTCGGAATTTTTTCTGCGGCTGTGTGTACATATCGCAAAAGGTACAGTTATTCCAGGAGCAGCCATTGGTGACCTGCAGGATCAAAGATCGCCCTTCAGAGGGTGGGCGGAAAACGGGTTCTATATAATCGAAAAGACTCATCACGGGTGCTTTTGTAGTAGTTTTCCTAATTTTACCGCCAGTAAACAATAAGCTGAAGCACCAGGTAGGATGCATCCGCATAATCAGACCGCCAGTCCCCCTCTAGCAATAACGAGCCTTACTAATTCATGACGATACCAATCATTTTGAATCGTCTGCGCTTCGTCACTCCCAAAAGACATGCAAGCCTCTGT
The Saccharospirillaceae bacterium genome window above contains:
- a CDS encoding radical SAM protein, whose protein sequence is MYTQPQKKFRAKKEEEVIEELQEAAALGPRFEKIFLADGDAMVLSSRKLITILEAIKHYTPWVKRVGAYCLPRNVRKKSVDELQQMRDLGLGILYVGAESGDDEVLQFINKGETYQSTLDALVKIKQAGIKSSVMILNGMGGVKYSEQHARNSALLMNDAQPDYLSTLVVSYPMGDERVKQGFNGEYQLPNQLQLFKELRLLINTLELKNTVFRSDHASNYLPLKGNLGEDKAAMLAQLDDAMAGRIALRQEWQRGL